A part of Terriglobus roseus genomic DNA contains:
- a CDS encoding cytochrome c — MPVNATYLRIASASAVLSIGMAAIAANRQTPSVPSTAVKLGSIQQTMDLLVDPSADALWESIGTSQTAMGIQVKAPKNDAEWQKVAGYAQGLIAGSKRLQTPKLPVGENAHSKLADADTPGTRTAVQIRVDIDADPAKFKAAAMRLEEASNAALIAARSRDAQGVLAAGAALDAACEACHAAYWYPRTKPLRLPSTSEFEKNAIGRR; from the coding sequence ATGCCTGTCAATGCAACCTACCTTCGCATCGCGTCCGCCAGTGCTGTCCTTTCCATTGGCATGGCCGCGATTGCTGCGAACCGCCAAACGCCATCAGTCCCTTCGACAGCAGTGAAGCTTGGAAGCATTCAACAAACGATGGATCTTCTAGTCGACCCTTCAGCGGATGCACTGTGGGAATCGATTGGCACATCGCAAACAGCAATGGGGATACAAGTTAAAGCCCCGAAGAACGACGCAGAGTGGCAAAAGGTCGCGGGTTACGCGCAGGGCTTGATTGCGGGATCCAAACGCCTCCAGACACCAAAGCTCCCAGTCGGTGAAAATGCGCATAGCAAACTAGCCGACGCCGATACACCGGGTACACGCACCGCAGTGCAAATTCGTGTTGACATCGATGCGGATCCCGCTAAGTTCAAAGCCGCAGCGATGCGCTTGGAAGAGGCGTCGAACGCGGCTCTTATCGCGGCACGTAGTCGTGACGCCCAGGGAGTGTTGGCCGCAGGCGCAGCCTTAGACGCCGCATGCGAAGCATGCCACGCAGCATACTGGTATCCGCGAACCAAGCCGCTTCGTTTGCCATCGACCAGTGAGTTTGAGAAGAACGCAATCGGACGTCGTTAG